The Oncorhynchus tshawytscha isolate Ot180627B linkage group LG20, Otsh_v2.0, whole genome shotgun sequence genome has a window encoding:
- the LOC112219625 gene encoding density-regulated protein isoform X2 has translation MATTENAETCSPENKGGHHGSADPDTKCPKKVQYCGVCSLPTEYCEYMPEPSKCRQWLEKNFPDVFARMSVGNASKQDTGGVEVPLVGEEDEKKKQKRGGRGQIKQKKKTVPQKITIAKIPRAKKKYVTRVCGMNTFDIDLKEAQRFFAQKFSCGASVTAEDEIIIQGDFTDDIIDVIQEKWPEVDDDSIEDLGEVKK, from the exons ATGGCTACTACTGAGAATGCAGAGACGTGTTCACCAGAAAACAAAGGAGGCCATCATGGGAGTGCTGACCCAGACACAAAGTGCCCAAAGAAAGTCCAGTATTGTGGCG TGTGCTCCTTGCCAACAGAGTACTGTGAGTACATGCCTGAGCCATCCAAATGCAGGCAGTGGCTGGAGAAGAACTTCCCAGATGTGTTTGCCAGGATGAGTGTAG GAAATGCTTCCAAGCAGGACACTGGCGGTGTAGAGGTGCCCCTTGTtggagaggaggatgaaaagaagaagcagaagagag GTGGCAGAGGACAGATCAAACAGAAAAAGAAGACTGTCCCTCAGAAAATAACGATAGCTAAAATCCCCCGCGCCAAGAAGAAATATGTCACCCGAGTCTGTGGAATGAACACCTTTG ACATTGACCTTAAAGAGGCTCAGAGATTCTTTGCCCAGAAGTTCTCCTGCGGCGCCTCGGTGACGGCGGAGGATGAAATCATCATTCAGGGAGATTTTACAGATGACATCATCGATGTCATTCAGGAAAAGTGGCCTGAG GTGGATGACGACAGCATTGAAGATCTTGGAGAAGTCAAGAAGTGA
- the ccdc62 gene encoding coiled-coil domain-containing protein 62 isoform X1, protein MDQGSRRTFNPNGGSGHSSSHSYFVTPCDPWHSTPVKKKNVGASIEEPSLVSTSAQSEGQKMASQSSRSPPSLSPTGSLYTQPPSLSLPLLQDRMPLGEMESATIQRQRRELQLLICELKDRDQELNTMAAAHHKQLTAWEQDRQRVLTLEQRCARLEDELQKRNEVIRAVTKRVHVVEAREKEGHRELNSTQQQLLELGKKQQYTSQHCHDLKEKNQSLNSTVMSLSAQLGSLQVRGEELSTMLRLKDKDVTEATNHIVDLSGRLREMEGSLKESHSRDARVLREVEEHKRRYREVRHENTRLKEELQQQVTEGSAQREDIIRLKQEGQLLRRELALSGEGESWKDELLGLARSKQERTESELHCLRQVCENQQNDLQLLQLNLESTREALKQAEGQGPHGSQGDLTCVYLDSPSPSSRSRRSLGLANDSASPTANERGVVNGNLGGLFAALDDEDQRSSTNNLQRLLDESRQMVASLERTTLQPLCPSHSPSSNCDAIISLSIGQNSGNSSHGNHSRNCDRHNHSNPDHHPNQSSTYTTRPSQTSRLDGDTPPRNTQPFQRNEEPGGL, encoded by the exons ATGGACCAAGGCAGTAGAAGAACATTCAATCCAAATGGAGGATCTGGACACTCTTCATCACACAGctattttg TCACTCCATGTGATCCCTGGCACAGCACACCGGTGAAAAAG AAGAATGTGGGAGCTTCTATCGAGGAGCCTTCCCTAGTGTCTACCTCAGCTCAGAGTGAGGGACAGAAGAtggccagccagtcatccagaaGTCCCCCAAGCCTCAGTCCCACAGGAAGCCTCTACACCCaacccccctccctgtctctacccctCCTACAGGACAGAATG CCTCTTGGTGAGATGGAGAGTGCCACCATCCAAAGGCAGAGGCGGGAGCTGCAGCTGCTGATTTGTGAACTGAAAGACCGGGACCAGGAGCTCAACACCATGGCTGCTGCCCACCACAAGCAGCTCACTGCCTGGGAACAAGACCGCCAGAGAGTCCTGACCCTGGAGCAGAGGTGTGCTCGcctggagg ATGAGCTTCAGAAGCGTAATGAGGTGATCAGAGCTGTAACTAAGAGGGTTCATGTCGTGGAGGCCCGGGAGAAGGAAGGCCACAGGGAGCTCAACTCTACCCAGCAACAGCTGCTCGAGCTAGGGAAGAAACAGCAGTACACCAGCCAACACTGTCACGACCTGAAg GAGAAGAACCAAAGTCTGAACTCCACAGTGATGTCTTTGTCAGCCCAGCTGGGCTCTCTGCAAGTCAGAGGGGAGGAGCTCAGCACCATGCTCAGACTCAAG GACAAGGATGTGACGGAGGCAACCAATCACATCGTAGATCTGTCTGGGCGCCTGCGGGAGATGGAGGGGTCGCTGAAGGAGAGTCACTCACGGGACGCCAGGGTGCTCAGGGAGGTCGAGGAGCACAAACGGCGATACAGAGAGGTCCGGCACGAGAACACACGGCTCAAAG AGGAGTTACAGCAGCAGGTAACAGAGGGCAGTGCCCAGAGAGAGGACATCATCCGTCTGAAGCAGGAAGGACAGCTGCTGCGCAGGGAGCTGGCTCTCTCGG GTGAGGGGGAGAGCTGGAAGGATGAGCTGCTGGGATTGGCTCGTTCCAAGCAGGAGCGCACAGAGTCGGAGCTGCACTGTCTACGCCAG gtgtgTGAGAACCAGCAGAATGACCTGCAGCTGCTTCAGTTGAACCTGGAGAGCACCCGGGAGGCCCTGAAACAGGCTGAGGGACAGGGTCCACATGGGAG CCAAGGTGATCTCACCTGTGTGTACCTGGATAGCCCCTCCCCTTCCTCACGGAGTAGGAGGAGCCTCGGTCTTGCGAATGACTCCGCCTCTCCAACCGCCAATGAACGAGGTGTTGTCAACGGCAACCTGGGAGGCCTTTTTGCAGCTTTAGATGAT GAGGACCAGCGTTCCTCCACCAATAATCTACAAAGGCTGCTAGATGAGTCTCGTCAGATGGTGGCTAGCCTGGAACGCACAACCCTACAACCTTTATGCCCCTCCCACAGCCCATCCTCTAACTGTGACGCTATCATCAGCCTCAGCATCGGCCAAAACAGTGGCAACAGTAGCCATGGGAACCACAGTCGTAACTGTGACAGACACAATCACAGCAATCCCGATCACCACCCCAACCAGAGCTCCACCTACACCACAAGACCCAGTCAAACCAGCCGG CTGGATGGTGATACTCCACCCAGGAACACTCAGCCCTTCCAGAGGAACGAGGAACCTGGGGGGCTATAG
- the LOC112219758 gene encoding density-regulated protein, with protein sequence MNDVLLKTLFFLCLTGPVGNASKQDTGGVEVPLVGEEDEKKKQKRGGRGQIKQKKKTVPQKILIAKIPREKKKYVTRVCGMNTFDIDLKEAQRFFAQKFSCGASVTAEDEIIIQGDFTDDIINVIQEKWPEVDDDSIEDLGEVKK encoded by the exons ATGAATGATGTCTTattaaaaacactttttttcttatGCCTTACTGGTCCGGTAGGAAATGCTTCCAAGCAGGACACTGGCGGTGTAGAGGTGCCCCTTGTtggagaggaggatgaaaagaagaagcagaagagag GTGGCAGAGGACAGATCAAACAGAAAAAGAAGACTGTCCCTCAGAAAATACTGATAGCTAAAATCCCCCGTGAGAAGAAGAAATATGTCACCCGAGTCTGTGGAATGAACACCTTTG ACATTGACCTTAAAGAGGCTCAGAGATTCTTTGCCCAGAAGTTCTCCTGCGGCGCCTCGGTGACGGCGGAGGATGAAATCATCATTCAGGGAGATTTTACAGATGACATCATCAATGTCATTCAGGAAAAGTGGCCTGAG GTGGATGACGACAGCATTGAAGATCTTGGAGAAGTCAAGAAGTGA
- the LOC112219625 gene encoding density-regulated protein isoform X1 yields the protein MATTENAETCSPENKGGHHGSADPDTKCPKKVQYCGVCSLPTEYCEYMPEPSKCRQWLEKNFPDVFARMSVGPVGNASKQDTGGVEVPLVGEEDEKKKQKRGGRGQIKQKKKTVPQKITIAKIPRAKKKYVTRVCGMNTFDIDLKEAQRFFAQKFSCGASVTAEDEIIIQGDFTDDIIDVIQEKWPEVDDDSIEDLGEVKK from the exons ATGGCTACTACTGAGAATGCAGAGACGTGTTCACCAGAAAACAAAGGAGGCCATCATGGGAGTGCTGACCCAGACACAAAGTGCCCAAAGAAAGTCCAGTATTGTGGCG TGTGCTCCTTGCCAACAGAGTACTGTGAGTACATGCCTGAGCCATCCAAATGCAGGCAGTGGCTGGAGAAGAACTTCCCAGATGTGTTTGCCAGGATGAGTGTAG GTCCGGTAGGAAATGCTTCCAAGCAGGACACTGGCGGTGTAGAGGTGCCCCTTGTtggagaggaggatgaaaagaagaagcagaagagag GTGGCAGAGGACAGATCAAACAGAAAAAGAAGACTGTCCCTCAGAAAATAACGATAGCTAAAATCCCCCGCGCCAAGAAGAAATATGTCACCCGAGTCTGTGGAATGAACACCTTTG ACATTGACCTTAAAGAGGCTCAGAGATTCTTTGCCCAGAAGTTCTCCTGCGGCGCCTCGGTGACGGCGGAGGATGAAATCATCATTCAGGGAGATTTTACAGATGACATCATCGATGTCATTCAGGAAAAGTGGCCTGAG GTGGATGACGACAGCATTGAAGATCTTGGAGAAGTCAAGAAGTGA
- the LOC112219624 gene encoding hydroxycarboxylic acid receptor 2-like translates to MANFTTTEDDCCAFESPILVLEFMFGLMGNVMALWMFIFHMDTWKPNSVYLTQLAVADSIVLFWLPFRADYYRRGEHWIHGDAMCRIMLFMLTANRGAGIFFLTAVAVDRYLKIVHPMNKINRMGLNYALWVSLGLWGMIIAATGYLLTNEHLFYRNNQTQCESFNICMGFSPLSTWHNTLYVTQFFLPTAIVTFCTVCITWQLKNKTIDTGGKIKRAVQFVMAVALIFIICFFPSTVSRIAVWILKAWYNECHYFKEASLAFYTSVCFTYFNSVLNPIVYYFSSSAFSGNFQKLFNRLLGRKEEEVRPTSPETGTEISSANTVSGRSSNFQSLVQGEGLYSQSVSDLFIVM, encoded by the coding sequence ATGGCAAACTTCACTACTACAGAAGATGACTGCTGCGCCTTTGAGTCTCCCATCCTGGTGCTGGAGTTCATGTTTGGGCTGATGGGGAATGTTATGGCTCTGTGGATGTTTATTTTCCACATGGACACCTGGAAGCCCAACTCTGTCTACCTCACACAGCTGGCCGTTGCCGACTCCATCGTCCTGTTCTGGCTTCCATTCAGAGCCGACTACTACCGACGCGGGGAGCACTGGATCCATGGTGATGCCATGTGCCGGATTATGCTGTTCATGTTGACGGCCAACCGCGGCGCTGGCATCTTCTTCCTCACTGCAGTGGCTGTCGACCGTTACCTCAAGATCGTTCACCCCATGAACAAGATCAACCGGATGGGCCTGAATTATGCTCTGTGGGTGTCTCTGGGCCTGTGGGGGATGATCATCGCTGCAACCGGGTACCTGCTGACCAACGAACACTTATTCTACCGCAACAACCAGACACAGTGCGAGAGCTTCAACATCTGCATGGGCTTCAGCCCGCTGTCTACGTGGCACAACACCTTATACGTGACCCAGTTCTTCTTGCCCACTGCCATTGTCACCTTCTGCACGGTCTGCATCACCTGGCAGCTGAAGAACAAGACGATCGACACCGGGGGGAAGATCAAACGTGCGGTGCAGTTTGTCATGGCCGTGGCACTCATCTTCATAATTTGCTTCTTCCCCAGTACAGTGTCTCGGATCGCTGTGTGGATCCTCAAGGCCTGGTACAACGAGTGCCATTATTTCAAAGAGGCCAGTTTGGCGTTCTACACTTCTGTGTGTTTCACCTACTTCAACAGCGTGCTGAACCCCATCGTGTACTACTTCTCCAGCTCTGCCTTCAGTGGGAACTTCCAGAAGCTGTTCAATAGACTGctggggaggaaagaggaggaggtacGGCCAACCTCGCCTGAGACTGGGACCGAGATCAGCAGTGCAAATACAGTGTCAGGGAGGAGTAGTAACTTCCAATCACTGGTCCAGGGTGAGGGCCTATACTCGCAAAGCGTCTCAGACTTATTCATTGTGATGTAA
- the ccdc62 gene encoding coiled-coil domain-containing protein 62 isoform X2 — protein MESATIQRQRRELQLLICELKDRDQELNTMAAAHHKQLTAWEQDRQRVLTLEQRCARLEDELQKRNEVIRAVTKRVHVVEAREKEGHRELNSTQQQLLELGKKQQYTSQHCHDLKEKNQSLNSTVMSLSAQLGSLQVRGEELSTMLRLKDKDVTEATNHIVDLSGRLREMEGSLKESHSRDARVLREVEEHKRRYREVRHENTRLKEELQQQVTEGSAQREDIIRLKQEGQLLRRELALSGEGESWKDELLGLARSKQERTESELHCLRQVCENQQNDLQLLQLNLESTREALKQAEGQGPHGSQGDLTCVYLDSPSPSSRSRRSLGLANDSASPTANERGVVNGNLGGLFAALDDEDQRSSTNNLQRLLDESRQMVASLERTTLQPLCPSHSPSSNCDAIISLSIGQNSGNSSHGNHSRNCDRHNHSNPDHHPNQSSTYTTRPSQTSRLDGDTPPRNTQPFQRNEEPGGL, from the exons ATGGAGAGTGCCACCATCCAAAGGCAGAGGCGGGAGCTGCAGCTGCTGATTTGTGAACTGAAAGACCGGGACCAGGAGCTCAACACCATGGCTGCTGCCCACCACAAGCAGCTCACTGCCTGGGAACAAGACCGCCAGAGAGTCCTGACCCTGGAGCAGAGGTGTGCTCGcctggagg ATGAGCTTCAGAAGCGTAATGAGGTGATCAGAGCTGTAACTAAGAGGGTTCATGTCGTGGAGGCCCGGGAGAAGGAAGGCCACAGGGAGCTCAACTCTACCCAGCAACAGCTGCTCGAGCTAGGGAAGAAACAGCAGTACACCAGCCAACACTGTCACGACCTGAAg GAGAAGAACCAAAGTCTGAACTCCACAGTGATGTCTTTGTCAGCCCAGCTGGGCTCTCTGCAAGTCAGAGGGGAGGAGCTCAGCACCATGCTCAGACTCAAG GACAAGGATGTGACGGAGGCAACCAATCACATCGTAGATCTGTCTGGGCGCCTGCGGGAGATGGAGGGGTCGCTGAAGGAGAGTCACTCACGGGACGCCAGGGTGCTCAGGGAGGTCGAGGAGCACAAACGGCGATACAGAGAGGTCCGGCACGAGAACACACGGCTCAAAG AGGAGTTACAGCAGCAGGTAACAGAGGGCAGTGCCCAGAGAGAGGACATCATCCGTCTGAAGCAGGAAGGACAGCTGCTGCGCAGGGAGCTGGCTCTCTCGG GTGAGGGGGAGAGCTGGAAGGATGAGCTGCTGGGATTGGCTCGTTCCAAGCAGGAGCGCACAGAGTCGGAGCTGCACTGTCTACGCCAG gtgtgTGAGAACCAGCAGAATGACCTGCAGCTGCTTCAGTTGAACCTGGAGAGCACCCGGGAGGCCCTGAAACAGGCTGAGGGACAGGGTCCACATGGGAG CCAAGGTGATCTCACCTGTGTGTACCTGGATAGCCCCTCCCCTTCCTCACGGAGTAGGAGGAGCCTCGGTCTTGCGAATGACTCCGCCTCTCCAACCGCCAATGAACGAGGTGTTGTCAACGGCAACCTGGGAGGCCTTTTTGCAGCTTTAGATGAT GAGGACCAGCGTTCCTCCACCAATAATCTACAAAGGCTGCTAGATGAGTCTCGTCAGATGGTGGCTAGCCTGGAACGCACAACCCTACAACCTTTATGCCCCTCCCACAGCCCATCCTCTAACTGTGACGCTATCATCAGCCTCAGCATCGGCCAAAACAGTGGCAACAGTAGCCATGGGAACCACAGTCGTAACTGTGACAGACACAATCACAGCAATCCCGATCACCACCCCAACCAGAGCTCCACCTACACCACAAGACCCAGTCAAACCAGCCGG CTGGATGGTGATACTCCACCCAGGAACACTCAGCCCTTCCAGAGGAACGAGGAACCTGGGGGGCTATAG
- the LOC112219864 gene encoding hydroxycarboxylic acid receptor 2-like, with amino-acid sequence MANFTTTEDHCCAFESPILDHVLPPILVLEFMFGLMGNVVALWMFILNMDTWKPNSVYLTQLAVADSIVLFCLPFRADYYRRGKHWIHGDAMCRIMLFMLTVNRGAGIFFLTAVAVDRYLKIVHPMNKINRMGLNYALWVSLGLWGMIIAATGYLLTNKHFFYRNNQTQCESFNICMGFSPLSTWHNTLYVTQFFLPTAIVTFCTVCITWQLKNKTIDTGGKIKRAVQFVMAVALIFIICFFPSTVSRIAVWILKAWYNECHYFKEASLAFYTSVCFTYFNSVLNPIVYYFSSSAFSGNFQKLFNRLLGRKEEEVRPASPETGTEISSANTVSGRSSNFQSLVQGEGLYSQSVSDLFIVM; translated from the coding sequence ATGGCAAACTTCACTACTACAGAAGATCACTGCTGTGCCTTTGAGTCTCCCATCCTGGACCATGTCCTGCCTCCCATCCTGGTGCTAGAGTTCATGTTTGGGCTGATGGGGAATGTTGTGGCTCTGTGGATGTTTATTTTAAACATGGACACCTGGAAGCCCAACTCTGTCTACCTCACACAGCTGGCCGTTGCCGACTCCATCGTCCTGTTCTGTCTTCCATTCAGAGCCGACTACTACCGACGCGGCAAGCACTGGATCCATGGTGATGCCATGTGCCGGATTATGCTGTTCATGTTGACGGTCAACCGCGGCGCTGGCATCTTCTTCCTCACTGCAGTGGCTGTCGACCGTTACCTCAAGATCGTTCACCCCATGAACAAGATCAACCGGATGGGCCTGAATTATGCTCTGTGGGTGTCTCTGGGCCTGTGGGGGATGATCATCGCTGCAACCGGGTACCTGCTGACCAACAAACACTTCTTCTACCGCAACAACCAGACACAGTGCGAGAGCTTCAACATCTGCATGGGCTTCAGCCCGCTGTCTACGTGGCACAACACCTTATACGTGACCCAGTTCTTCTTGCCCACTGCCATTGTCACCTTCTGCACGGTCTGCATCACCTGGCAGCTGAAGAACAAGACAATCGACACCGGGGGGAAGATCAAACGTGCGGTGCAGTTTGTCATGGCCGTGGCACTCATCTTCATAATTTGCTTCTTCCCCAGTACAGTGTCTCGGATCGCTGTGTGGATCCTCAAGGCCTGGTACAACGAGTGCCATTATTTCAAAGAGGCCAGTTTGGCGTTCTACACCTCTGTGTGTTTCACCTACTTCAACAGCGTGCTGAACCCCATCGTGTACTACTTCTCCAGCTCTGCCTTCAGTGGGAACTTCCAGAAGCTGTTCAATAGACTGctggggaggaaagaggaggaggtacGGCCAGCCTCGCCTGAGACTGGGACCGAGATCAGCAGTGCAAATACAGTGTCAGGGAGGAGTAGTAACTTCCAATCACTGGTCCAGGGTGAGGGCCTATACTCGCAAAGCGTCTCAGACTTATTCATTGTGATGTAA